In one window of Candidatus Oleimmundimicrobium sp. DNA:
- a CDS encoding transposase, which translates to MRYVTRYRIYPDKETENRLFSAFDKCTYVRNWCLDNNTFSDSILPKLKQEHPELKEVHSKVLQNIAHQISYNLKGLAKLKEKGRKVGKLRTKRVHSMIYEQSGFKIFDGMLSLSKIGEMPIVLSRPIRGKIKQIIVKHNKTHKWFVSIVSETSDTPVKTTGIRCVGIDLNLDNFSTDSDGKVVANPRKLRSSEKRLRRAQRKMSKKVKKSKNRKKQRFVLAKSHEHVKNQRDDFLHKWSRYYVDNYDHIVMEDLNIKNMVSHNLRGLNKSIYDAGWRRARYFITYKAESAGKYVYFVNPAYTSQDCFNCGNRVKKTLSDRNHHCQKCGYSVSRDFNASQNILKGVCIGWDTP; encoded by the coding sequence ATTTGATAAATGTACGTATGTTCGGAACTGGTGTTTAGATAATAATACATTTAGCGATTCAATTTTGCCGAAACTGAAACAGGAGCATCCAGAATTAAAAGAAGTGCACAGTAAAGTACTTCAGAATATTGCTCATCAAATTTCGTATAATTTAAAAGGTCTTGCTAAATTAAAGGAGAAGGGACGAAAAGTTGGAAAACTCCGTACCAAACGTGTCCATTCTATGATATATGAACAATCCGGTTTTAAAATTTTTGATGGAATGCTTTCGTTAAGCAAAATTGGTGAGATGCCAATTGTTCTATCCCGTCCAATTAGGGGTAAAATCAAACAGATTATTGTTAAACATAACAAAACCCATAAATGGTTTGTATCCATCGTTTCTGAAACATCAGATACTCCGGTCAAAACTACCGGGATACGATGTGTTGGTATCGACTTAAATTTGGATAATTTCTCTACGGATTCAGATGGAAAAGTTGTTGCAAACCCGCGCAAACTTCGTTCAAGTGAGAAACGGCTACGCCGCGCTCAAAGGAAGATGTCAAAGAAAGTCAAAAAAAGTAAGAACAGAAAAAAACAAAGATTCGTGTTAGCTAAATCACATGAACATGTAAAGAATCAGCGTGACGATTTCCTACATAAATGGAGTAGATACTATGTTGATAATTATGATCATATTGTAATGGAAGACCTGAATATTAAAAATATGGTTTCACACAATCTGCGTGGATTAAACAAATCCATCTATGATGCAGGATGGAGACGCGCCCGATATTTCATCACTTACAAGGCTGAAAGTGCTGGTAAGTATGTATATTTCGTCAATCCTGCATATACAAGTCAAGACTGTTTTAATTGTGGGAATCGTGTGAAAAAGACGCTGTCAGACCGTAACCACCACTGTCAGAAATGCGGATATTCAGTATCAAGAGATTTTAATGCATCTCAAAATATCTTAAAAGGAGTTTGTATAGGGTGGGACACACCCG